In one Dunckerocampus dactyliophorus isolate RoL2022-P2 chromosome 9, RoL_Ddac_1.1, whole genome shotgun sequence genomic region, the following are encoded:
- the LOC129188202 gene encoding uncharacterized protein LOC129188202 — protein MCATMGTPGGAFFLLLVLIAARISEQLKLDPPLISLLDCGADKIQVGVDSAGMRLIGRDPLNGNLIDSTCSQAREKDGVVWYEVGTQEGACRNTLKTNGTHVTYSNTLFIYPANSSSVLPASLPFSCEYPLKTDARLNVVIRPTVVTNEEVVQPRVPDEPPSQSGAAEGVPPRRVDNVFVGSGAKLGTSMVLFKNSFKNSFDAKTYAAGTVVLPVGSALYVGVSVRDPRLAVVLEDCFASHSSDTKSPGQHHLIQNKSPTNRQQVLVVESGVSHQARFSALLFLLQGKHQDVYLHCSLSLCDRKTTSCSPKLDPSLSNLNCGSDKIQVGVDLTSIRPTGYSALTGNLADGKCSWTRDKHGVVWYDADAQTGACGNTLTINSTHVIYSNALFIYPDSCTSFFLPLVLPFSCAYPLDTPTRLKAPIRLNLPPSKEVDRNQVPDDPSSQSGAVNEDPPSRMEGVFVGSGAKLKASMVLFKKSDYAEPYAAGAVVLPVGSPLYVEVSVDKKDPSLAVVLEECFASHSSDPDHLERNLLIQNKCPTDRQRVSVVMSGSSLKARFITSFILVGESGDVYLHCSLSLCDSMTSSCIPSCSGRARRHVFKSSPLKPLTIGPITWEKSSE, from the exons ATGTGCGCCACGATGGGGACGCCTGGAGGGGCGTTCTTTCTCCTCCTCGTGCTGATCGCCGCAAGGATTTCAG AACAGTTAAAATTGGATCCTCCACTCATCAGTCTCCTCGATTGTGGCGCTGACAAAATCCAAGTGGGCGTGGATTCAGCTGGCATGAGACTAATTGGTCGTGACCCACTCAATGGCAACCTGATTGACAGCacgtgttcccaggccagggaGAAAGATGGTGTGGTGTGGTACGAAGTTGGCACTCAGGAAGGTGCCTGTAGAAACACACTGAAG acCAACGGCACACATGTCACCTACTCCAACACTTTATTCATCTACCCAGCAAACAGTTCTTCCGTTCTGCCAGCGAGTCTTCCTTTCTCATGCGAGTATCCCCTGAAGACAGACGCCAGACTGAATGTGGTCATCAGACCGACCGTGGT gACCAATGAAGAGGTTGTCCAGCCCCGGGTCCCCGATGAGCCACCAAGCCAATCCGGAGCTGCAGAGGGGGTGCCACCACGCAG GGTGGACAATGTCTTTGTTGGCTCGGGTGCCAAACTGGGAACCTCCATGGTCCTGTTCAAGAACTCCTTCAAGAACTCCTTCGATGCAAAGACTTACGCAGCAGGTACGGTGGTCCTTCCGGTGGGCTCAGCGTTATATGTGGGGGTCTCTGTGAGAGATCCCCGCTTGGCGGTTGTTTTGGAGGACTGCTTCGCTTCTCACTCATCAGACACAAAGAGTCCTGGCCAACATCACCTCATCCAAAACAA AAGCCCCACTAACCGCCAGCAAGTGTTAGTGGTTGAGAGCGGCGTATCCCACCAGGCTCGTTTCTCCGCCCTGCTCTTCCTTCTTCAGGGAAAACACCAAGATGTTTACCTCCACTGCAGCCTCAGCCTGTGTGACAGAAAGACCACCTCTTGCAGTCCCAAGTTGGATCCGTCACTCAGTAACCTTAATTGTGGCTCTGACAAAATCCAAGTGGGTGTGGATTTAACTAGCATAAGACCCACTGGTTATAGTGCTCTGACTGGCAACCTGGCAGACGGCAAGTGTTCCTGGACCAGGGACAAACATGGTGTCGTGTGGTACGACGCTGACGCTCAGACGGGTGCCTGTGGAAACACACTGACG ATCAACAGCACACATGTCATCTACTCCAACGCCTTATTCATCTATCCAGACAGCTgtacttccttctttctgcccCTGGTTCTTCCTTTCTCATGCGCGTATCCCCTGGACACACCCACAAGACTGAAGGCACCCATCAGACTGAACCTGCC GCCCAGCAAAGAGGTTGATCGCAACCAGGTCCCTGATGATCCATCAAGCCAATCCGGAGCTGTGAATGAGGACCCACCAAGCAG GATGGAAGGTGTCTTTGTTGGCTCGGGTGCCAAACTGAAAGCCTCCATGGTCCTGTTCAAGAAATCAGACTATGCAGAGCCTTATGCGGCAGGCGCGGTGGTCCTTCCAGTGGGTTCACCATTATACGTGGAGGTCTCTGTGGACAAGAAAGATCCCAGCTTGGCGGTTGTTTTGGAGGAATGCTTCGCTTCTCACTCATCAGACCCTGACCATCTTGAACGAAACCTTCTCATCCAAAACAA ATGTCCCACCGACCGCCAGCGAGTGTCTGTGGTTATGAGCGGCTCATCCCTCAAGGCTCGTTTCATTACCTCGTTCATCCTTGTTGGAGAATCTGGAGATGTTTACCTCCACTGCAGCCTCAGCCTGTGTGACAGCATGACTTCTTCTTGCATTCCG TCCTGCTCCGGCAGAGCCCGACGTCATGTCTTCAAGTCTTCTCCACTAAAGCCACTAACCATTGGACCAATCACTT GGGAGAAATCATCTGAGTGA